The following are encoded together in the Deinococcus multiflagellatus genome:
- a CDS encoding TIGR02452 family protein gives MNNAARVKMAQETLALLDGGGYALNGQRVHLPDPTPMLAGTRLFTPAEAPTLLAALHGACDRWATRTEVTPETTFAAARRLRASGPEVLALNFASARNPGGGFLKGSLSQEEDLCRCSGLYRSLTAPPVWGYYAANRAEPSALYTDHLIYSPQVPVFRDDHGALLAQPVTVNVLTAPAPNAGAVAQNEPARRAEVLPALRRRAALVLGAAVLTGQTRLVLGAWGCGVFQNDPLQVATAFRDLLAHEARGVFEQVTFAVYDRQPGQPVLGAFQAVLGTP, from the coding sequence ATGAACAACGCCGCCCGCGTGAAGATGGCGCAGGAGACGCTGGCCCTGCTGGACGGGGGCGGCTACGCGCTGAACGGCCAGCGGGTTCACCTGCCCGACCCAACCCCCATGCTGGCCGGCACCCGTCTGTTCACGCCCGCTGAGGCGCCCACGCTGCTGGCCGCGCTACACGGGGCCTGCGACCGCTGGGCCACCCGCACCGAGGTTACCCCCGAAACCACCTTTGCGGCGGCGCGGCGCCTGCGGGCCAGCGGCCCCGAAGTCCTGGCGCTGAACTTTGCCTCCGCGCGCAACCCGGGCGGCGGGTTCCTGAAGGGCAGCCTCTCGCAGGAGGAGGACCTGTGCCGGTGCAGCGGGCTGTACCGGTCGCTGACCGCGCCGCCAGTGTGGGGGTATTACGCCGCCAACCGTGCGGAACCTTCCGCGCTGTACACCGACCACCTGATTTACAGCCCGCAGGTGCCGGTGTTCCGCGATGACCACGGCGCGCTGCTGGCCCAGCCGGTCACGGTGAACGTGCTGACTGCACCCGCCCCCAATGCCGGCGCGGTGGCCCAGAACGAGCCGGCGCGCCGGGCCGAGGTCCTGCCCGCCTTGCGCCGCCGCGCCGCGCTGGTGCTGGGGGCCGCCGTCCTGACCGGGCAGACCCGACTGGTGCTGGGGGCCTGGGGCTGCGGCGTGTTTCAGAATGATCCGCTTCAGGTGGCGACTGCCTTCCGCGACCTGCTGGCGCACGAGGCCCGGGGCGTGTTTGAACAGGTGACGTTCGCGGTTTACGACCGGCAGCCGGGCCAGCCGGTGCTGGGCGCCTTTCAGGCCGTCCTGGGGACCCCATGA
- a CDS encoding AAA family ATPase: MSPPAVPDVLALLAEGRPLTFETISAAFTPFVPLLARLPDTPQDPQWHAEGSVAAHSALVVAHAHALADEAGLGGEDRAALLLAAALHDLGKARTTREEPDETGALRIRSRQHARRGRDELAFRLLDAGLRRGLLLKVLALVAEHHSLHRALDGDWSRGVPALARRAPLPLLTRLARADARGRVVLSGDAARGKDTADLLELAAQDLGVWAGGDPYAAFRAEVAALLPGASPDLQALAAGRGLQDWEAGRIHTPHEAAARVQEAARHGFPRLTVLCGPSGSGKSTLAAEFPDAEVISLDDLRAQLGGGRHGAKHGAWVGGQVMQAAREALRAGLRRGAHVVWDATSLRRSGRAQVLGLGRDYGALTRIVVAWTPPALAAARNRARPQPVPAAVLADQFRALDFPEVTEAHEVILRGPEEDTWTL; the protein is encoded by the coding sequence ATGAGCCCCCCGGCCGTTCCCGACGTGCTGGCCCTGCTGGCGGAGGGCCGGCCGCTGACCTTCGAGACCATCAGCGCGGCCTTCACCCCCTTTGTGCCGCTGCTGGCCCGCCTACCCGACACCCCGCAGGACCCCCAGTGGCACGCCGAGGGCTCCGTGGCCGCCCACAGCGCCCTGGTGGTGGCCCACGCGCACGCCCTGGCGGATGAAGCGGGACTGGGGGGCGAGGACCGCGCCGCGCTGCTGCTGGCCGCCGCCCTGCACGACCTGGGCAAGGCGCGCACCACCCGCGAGGAGCCCGATGAAACGGGGGCCCTGCGCATCCGCTCGCGGCAGCACGCCCGGCGGGGGCGCGACGAACTGGCCTTCCGGCTGCTGGACGCGGGCCTGCGCCGGGGGCTGCTGCTGAAAGTCCTGGCCCTGGTGGCCGAACACCACAGCCTCCACCGCGCCCTGGACGGCGACTGGTCGCGGGGCGTGCCGGCCCTGGCCCGGCGGGCGCCGCTGCCCCTGCTGACCCGGCTGGCCCGCGCCGACGCCCGGGGCCGCGTGGTCCTGAGTGGGGACGCGGCGCGCGGCAAGGACACCGCCGACCTGCTGGAACTGGCCGCGCAGGACCTGGGGGTGTGGGCGGGGGGCGACCCCTACGCCGCCTTCCGGGCCGAGGTGGCGGCGCTGCTGCCCGGGGCCAGCCCGGACCTGCAGGCGCTGGCCGCAGGGCGCGGCCTACAGGACTGGGAGGCGGGCCGCATTCACACCCCCCACGAGGCGGCGGCCCGCGTGCAGGAGGCCGCCCGGCACGGCTTTCCTCGCCTGACCGTGCTGTGCGGCCCCAGTGGCAGCGGCAAATCCACCCTGGCCGCAGAATTTCCAGACGCCGAGGTGATCAGTCTGGACGACCTACGCGCACAGTTGGGCGGGGGCCGCCACGGCGCGAAGCACGGCGCCTGGGTGGGTGGGCAGGTCATGCAGGCCGCCCGCGAAGCGCTGCGGGCCGGGCTGCGCCGGGGGGCCCATGTGGTCTGGGACGCCACCAGCCTGCGGCGCAGTGGCCGCGCGCAGGTGCTGGGCCTGGGCCGCGATTACGGCGCCCTGACCCGGATTGTGGTGGCCTGGACCCCGCCCGCCCTGGCCGCCGCGCGCAACCGCGCCCGCCCCCAGCCGGTGCCCGCCGCCGTGCTGGCCGACCAGTTCCGGGCCCTGGACTTCCCCGAGGTGACCGAAGCCCACGAGGTGATCCTGCGCGGGCCAGAGGAGGACACATGGACCCTGTGA
- a CDS encoding DUF4384 domain-containing protein, producing MKVFKFSISLLLAQAGSATAAPQLSAQSIIVNPAPSGLQVSVRTNRDQSGNGTPQYRPGDQLEFYTRVNKSAYVYLFNIDPQGRVNLLASNGLQAKGNFVKANTTRVFPRKGDRSTFPLTLPQGLNRVLAVASPKPLSLEQIAQVKDTQGGAVPLTVTGQQGLAQALSIVVTPVQGWTSDVAQYEVTRRALGTLPVLDPAARQAQVRFTKDARLSEIYVAYADRLRAAGYRPVKAQYGEHRASGTFVSGSRQLTLDVRKSGQRFDVKLVRK from the coding sequence ATGAAAGTGTTCAAATTTTCCATTTCGCTGCTGCTGGCCCAGGCTGGAAGCGCTACCGCCGCGCCGCAACTCAGTGCCCAGAGCATCATCGTGAACCCGGCGCCGAGCGGTCTGCAGGTGAGCGTGCGCACCAACCGCGACCAGTCCGGCAACGGCACGCCCCAGTACCGCCCCGGCGACCAGCTGGAGTTCTACACCCGCGTGAACAAAAGCGCCTACGTGTACCTCTTCAACATTGACCCCCAGGGCCGGGTGAACCTGCTGGCGTCCAATGGCCTGCAGGCGAAGGGCAATTTCGTGAAGGCCAACACCACCCGCGTCTTTCCGCGCAAGGGCGACCGCTCCACCTTCCCGCTGACCCTGCCGCAGGGCCTGAACCGCGTGCTGGCGGTGGCCAGCCCCAAGCCGCTGAGCCTGGAGCAGATCGCGCAGGTGAAAGACACCCAGGGCGGCGCCGTGCCCCTGACCGTGACGGGGCAGCAGGGCCTGGCCCAGGCGCTGAGCATCGTGGTGACCCCGGTGCAGGGCTGGACCAGCGACGTGGCCCAGTATGAGGTGACCCGCCGCGCCCTGGGCACCCTGCCCGTGCTGGACCCCGCCGCGCGGCAGGCCCAGGTGCGCTTTACCAAGGACGCGCGCCTGAGCGAAATCTACGTGGCCTACGCTGATCGCCTGCGCGCGGCGGGTTACCGCCCCGTGAAGGCCCAGTACGGCGAGCACCGGGCCAGCGGCACCTTCGTGTCGGGGAGCCGCCAGCTCACGCTGGACGTGCGCAAGTCGGGCCAGCGCTTTGATGTGAAGCTGGTGCGCAAGTAA
- a CDS encoding 3'-5' exonuclease, giving the protein MFLNVVDVEATCWDGPPPPGQVSEIIEIGLCVLDLSTLERTERRALFVRPERSEISAFCTELTGLRAQDVADGLSFRDACTVLRREFHADSRPWASWGDYDRKQVQAQCAAAGIPSPFSVRHINAKKVFTEAHGLNKRPGMAQALAHAGLPLEGRHHRGVDDAWNIAALVAGLVRAGGWPGSGSEGVWASG; this is encoded by the coding sequence ATGTTCCTGAACGTCGTGGATGTGGAAGCCACCTGCTGGGACGGACCCCCGCCCCCCGGGCAGGTGAGCGAGATCATTGAAATCGGCCTGTGCGTGCTGGACCTCTCCACCCTGGAACGAACAGAGCGCCGCGCCCTCTTCGTGCGTCCAGAGCGTTCAGAAATCAGCGCCTTCTGCACGGAACTCACGGGCCTGCGCGCGCAGGATGTGGCGGACGGCCTGAGCTTTCGGGACGCCTGCACTGTTCTGCGGCGCGAGTTCCACGCCGATTCGCGCCCCTGGGCCAGCTGGGGCGACTATGACCGCAAGCAGGTTCAGGCGCAGTGTGCGGCAGCCGGCATCCCGTCCCCCTTCAGTGTCCGGCACATCAACGCCAAGAAGGTGTTCACCGAGGCCCACGGCCTGAACAAGCGCCCCGGCATGGCGCAGGCGCTGGCCCACGCGGGTCTGCCCCTGGAAGGCCGCCACCACCGGGGCGTGGACGACGCGTGGAATATCGCGGCGTTGGTGGCGGGGCTGGTGCGCGCGGGGGGGTGGCCGGGGTCAGGGTCTGAAGGGGTTTGGGCTTCGGGCTGA
- a CDS encoding nucleotidyltransferase domain-containing protein, translating into MDPVTFPPQLAAAAADHPWPLVFATVSGAHLYGFPSPDSDWDLRGVHVLPLREVLGLDEGAGTHELEQNDGAVELDLVTHDARKFAALLLKRNGYVLEQLLSPLVVHTSPAHAALVDLAPGVLTRHHAHHYLGFTANQWKLLEKESVPRFKPLLYAFRTVLTGLHLLNMGEVQANLEVLNAEARLPFLTDLMALKREGREAEPLPGDLSFYRAQHARLVGALEDAQATTRLPAAVPEEVRRAVSDWVVAVRLGELPCS; encoded by the coding sequence ATGGACCCTGTGACTTTTCCGCCCCAGCTGGCCGCCGCCGCCGCCGACCACCCCTGGCCGCTGGTTTTTGCCACCGTCAGTGGCGCGCACCTGTACGGTTTTCCCAGCCCCGACAGCGACTGGGACCTGCGCGGCGTGCATGTGCTGCCCCTGCGTGAGGTGTTGGGCCTGGACGAAGGCGCGGGCACCCACGAGCTGGAACAGAACGACGGCGCGGTCGAACTCGATCTGGTTACGCATGACGCCCGCAAGTTCGCGGCGCTCCTCCTGAAGCGCAACGGGTATGTCCTGGAACAGCTGCTCTCGCCGCTGGTGGTGCACACCTCGCCCGCGCACGCGGCGCTGGTGGACCTGGCCCCGGGCGTGCTGACCCGGCACCACGCGCACCACTACCTGGGCTTTACCGCCAACCAGTGGAAGTTGCTGGAAAAGGAAAGCGTGCCGCGCTTCAAACCGCTGCTGTACGCCTTTCGCACGGTGCTGACCGGCCTGCACCTGCTGAACATGGGCGAGGTCCAGGCGAATCTGGAGGTGCTGAACGCTGAGGCCCGGCTGCCCTTCCTGACCGACTTGATGGCCCTAAAGCGGGAGGGGCGTGAGGCCGAACCGCTGCCCGGCGACCTGTCCTTTTACCGCGCCCAGCACGCCCGGCTGGTGGGCGCCCTGGAGGACGCGCAGGCCACGACCCGTCTGCCTGCTGCGGTGCCCGAAGAGGTGCGCCGCGCCGTCAGCGACTGGGTGGTGGCCGTGCGCCTGGGGGAGTTGCCATGTTCCTGA
- the priA gene encoding replication restart helicase PriA — protein MGVTPAAAPPSGSWLVAVNLPVVACDFAPLHGFQGPAPLGCRVLVPWRGDLIVGLVVGAGDGRGAHRLREVVHMLDDPGRPWVAPATVQGIGEWGRDARLPAGLIWGDLLGVGWAAAYVHLVRAVDDADLSPFARKVPGARWTDAEHFPPALLDAIREQGLLEERFTPQPRLKTVVQARALAEVPPASRLVTLVQAVAPPPASLTPKQAQACAWLREHGPADTLSAWARGAGLSNSVVTAALNAGGAAYVRAEAPPPEAWTWLHERGAAESYAAWANGASADGIPLSPTQAGTLALRGWADTLEVPAPPPPLPEAVPQAAFPAGLPDRLPHAPVWRLHGGRLGARCAALSPRVAALLAQGQSVLVLAPDHTTLRRAWDGLSGLAAHAGTRAVQVSGALSDVQREHTWALIQGGEARLVIGSAHALGAPLPALGLLIVLEEASDAHKLLSGSRAFVPDLAARVAAAHGAQLAYVGSAPAAESVPHPGAVLPPPRARVHVVDYANPPEQPELGPLSGVHLKMGGLGYPLSHDLARVLRQVQERGRQAALLAPRRGYSALLRCPGCEHVPQCRHCDVPLRFHQQTRQLTCHQCGYHQPPPDRCDECGERMWQARGPGTEWIAQEVARLLPGFPVYRYDKDQQDDLSPLMNGESGVVVGTQLLLSHDAPPDLALIGVTLADTWLNVSDFRASERYHRLLRQLTEWHPTRAPMLVVQTFQADHPALKVLLDGQGVLAYPAAEERARAALGYPPHARLAQIEVSAREAARAQAAAQDLAAALHGAGATAQEVLGPAPSPVARLRGVYPYHLFLRARTEARLGELLRVLDSRTWKARVRVDVNPRGGL, from the coding sequence ATGGGTGTGACCCCGGCCGCCGCCCCCCCCTCTGGTTCGTGGCTGGTGGCCGTGAACCTGCCGGTGGTGGCCTGCGATTTTGCGCCCCTGCACGGCTTTCAGGGCCCAGCGCCGCTGGGCTGCCGGGTGCTGGTGCCCTGGCGCGGCGACCTGATCGTGGGGCTGGTGGTGGGCGCGGGGGACGGCCGGGGCGCCCACCGCCTGCGCGAGGTGGTGCATATGCTGGACGACCCCGGGCGGCCCTGGGTGGCGCCCGCCACCGTGCAGGGCATTGGCGAATGGGGCCGCGACGCCCGGCTGCCAGCGGGCCTGATCTGGGGCGACCTGCTGGGCGTGGGCTGGGCCGCCGCCTACGTGCATCTGGTGCGCGCGGTGGACGACGCCGACCTGAGCCCCTTTGCCCGCAAGGTGCCCGGCGCCCGCTGGACCGACGCCGAGCACTTTCCGCCCGCGCTGCTGGACGCCATCCGCGAACAGGGGCTGCTGGAAGAACGCTTTACGCCGCAGCCACGCCTGAAAACCGTGGTGCAGGCCCGCGCGCTGGCCGAGGTGCCGCCCGCCTCGCGGCTGGTGACGCTGGTTCAGGCGGTGGCCCCGCCGCCCGCGTCCCTGACCCCCAAGCAGGCCCAGGCCTGCGCGTGGCTGCGCGAGCACGGCCCCGCCGACACCCTGAGCGCCTGGGCCAGGGGCGCAGGGCTTAGCAACAGCGTGGTCACGGCGGCCCTGAACGCGGGGGGCGCCGCCTACGTGCGTGCCGAGGCCCCGCCGCCCGAGGCCTGGACATGGCTGCACGAGCGGGGGGCCGCAGAGTCCTACGCCGCCTGGGCCAATGGCGCCAGCGCCGACGGCATTCCCCTCAGCCCCACCCAGGCCGGCACCCTGGCCCTGCGCGGCTGGGCCGACACGCTGGAGGTGCCGGCCCCGCCCCCGCCGCTGCCTGAAGCTGTGCCCCAGGCTGCCTTCCCGGCAGGGTTGCCAGACCGCCTGCCCCACGCCCCGGTCTGGCGCCTGCACGGTGGACGGCTGGGCGCGCGCTGCGCGGCACTGTCGCCCCGGGTGGCCGCGCTGCTGGCACAGGGCCAGAGCGTACTGGTGCTGGCCCCGGATCACACCACGCTGCGCCGCGCCTGGGACGGACTCTCGGGGCTGGCGGCCCACGCGGGCACGCGCGCCGTGCAGGTCAGCGGCGCCCTGTCGGACGTGCAGCGCGAGCACACCTGGGCCCTGATTCAGGGTGGGGAAGCCCGGCTGGTCATTGGCAGCGCCCACGCCCTGGGGGCGCCCCTGCCGGCCCTGGGCCTGTTGATCGTGCTGGAAGAAGCCAGCGACGCCCACAAGCTCCTGAGTGGCAGCCGCGCCTTCGTACCAGACCTCGCCGCGCGGGTGGCCGCCGCCCACGGGGCGCAGCTGGCCTACGTGGGGTCGGCCCCCGCCGCCGAAAGTGTGCCGCACCCCGGCGCGGTGCTGCCGCCCCCGCGCGCCCGCGTGCATGTGGTGGACTACGCCAACCCCCCCGAACAGCCGGAACTGGGCCCGCTGTCCGGCGTGCACCTGAAGATGGGCGGCCTGGGCTATCCCCTCAGCCACGACCTGGCCCGCGTGCTGCGGCAGGTGCAGGAGCGCGGGCGGCAGGCGGCCCTGCTGGCCCCCCGGCGCGGCTACAGCGCCCTGCTGCGCTGCCCGGGTTGCGAGCATGTGCCCCAGTGCCGCCACTGCGACGTGCCGCTGCGCTTTCACCAGCAGACCCGGCAACTCACCTGCCACCAGTGCGGCTACCACCAGCCGCCCCCCGACCGCTGCGACGAGTGCGGCGAGCGCATGTGGCAGGCGCGCGGCCCCGGCACCGAATGGATTGCCCAGGAGGTCGCCAGGCTGCTGCCCGGCTTTCCGGTCTACCGCTACGACAAGGACCAGCAGGACGACCTCTCGCCCCTGATGAACGGCGAGAGCGGCGTGGTGGTGGGCACCCAACTGCTGCTCTCGCACGACGCGCCGCCGGACCTCGCCCTGATCGGGGTCACCCTGGCCGATACGTGGCTGAATGTCAGCGACTTCCGCGCCAGCGAGCGCTACCACCGCCTGCTGCGCCAGCTGACCGAATGGCACCCCACCCGCGCGCCCATGCTGGTGGTGCAGACCTTCCAGGCCGACCACCCCGCCCTGAAGGTGCTCCTTGACGGCCAGGGCGTGCTGGCCTACCCCGCCGCCGAGGAACGCGCCCGCGCCGCGCTGGGCTACCCGCCCCACGCCCGCCTCGCCCAGATTGAGGTGAGCGCCCGCGAAGCGGCCAGGGCCCAGGCCGCCGCCCAGGACCTCGCCGCCGCCCTGCACGGAGCCGGCGCCACCGCCCAGGAGGTGCTGGGCCCCGCCCCCAGCCCGGTGGCGCGGCTGCGCGGTGTGTACCCCTACCACCTGTTCCTGCGCGCCCGCACCGAGGCCCGCCTGGGCGAACTGCTGCGCGTGCTGGATTCCCGCACCTGGAAAGCGCGCGTGCGGGTGGATGTGAACCCCCGGGGTGGCCTGTAA
- a CDS encoding RNA ligase family protein: protein MRIKYPSTPHLPWSPGLHNDDRRIPDLSGFSGHEVVVTEKLDGENTSLYREDLHARSLDTRPHPSRTWVKAERGRFGHEIPPGWRLCGENVYAVHSLRYADLEGYFYLFSVWDEHNVSRPWDEVRAWAQQVGVPTPCELYRGPWDEAALRALPVDPGQMEGYVVRVTGEIPYADFGRRVAKWVRRGHVQTDAHWLSKPVEANGLKEKP from the coding sequence ATGCGAATCAAATACCCCTCCACCCCCCACCTGCCCTGGTCACCCGGGCTGCACAACGACGACCGCCGCATTCCTGACCTCAGCGGCTTCAGCGGCCACGAGGTCGTGGTCACCGAAAAACTGGACGGCGAGAACACCAGCCTCTACCGCGAAGACCTGCACGCACGCAGCCTGGACACCCGCCCCCACCCCTCGCGCACCTGGGTCAAGGCCGAGCGGGGCCGCTTTGGTCACGAGATTCCACCGGGCTGGCGCCTGTGTGGCGAGAATGTGTACGCCGTGCACAGCCTGCGCTACGCCGATCTGGAAGGCTACTTTTACCTGTTTTCCGTGTGGGACGAGCACAACGTGTCGCGCCCCTGGGACGAGGTGCGGGCCTGGGCCCAGCAGGTGGGGGTGCCCACGCCGTGCGAACTGTACCGGGGCCCCTGGGACGAGGCCGCCCTGCGCGCCCTGCCGGTGGACCCAGGGCAGATGGAAGGCTACGTGGTGCGCGTGACCGGCGAGATTCCGTATGCCGACTTTGGGCGCCGCGTGGCCAAATGGGTGCGCCGGGGGCACGTGCAAACAGACGCCCACTGGCTCAGTAAGCCCGTGGAGGCCAACGGCCTGAAGGAGAAGCCATGA